Proteins encoded together in one Flavobacteriales bacterium window:
- a CDS encoding exopolyphosphatase, whose protein sequence is MERKGCPNIGYSLQRPTISRLYFRPIDRDLTYAAIDIGSNAVRLLVAEVIERDDHPVIKKQTLVRVPIRLGEDVFDQGAITVAKQDYLIKSLKAFRLLTEVYGVGYLRCCATSAMREAENRDQVLARVEMESGVHIETISGKVEADLITNTFWTQDLLKDRPYLYIDVGGGSTELTWLENGKRTKSASFKIGTVRTLKNKVPLSAWVEMQGFLEELRVQHGTLMAVGTGGNINRIFKENGNAFGEPLAKSDIQNQRDRIASHTFEDRVKLLRLRPDRADVIIPAADIFLRVMDFADVEEVFVPKVGLADGIIYDLYMKQYGRVKYPLNEPVVA, encoded by the coding sequence ATGGAACGGAAAGGTTGTCCGAATATCGGTTATTCCCTTCAGCGTCCGACGATCAGCCGCCTCTACTTTCGCCCCATCGACCGCGACCTCACATACGCCGCCATCGACATCGGGTCAAACGCCGTGCGATTGCTGGTGGCCGAAGTGATCGAGCGCGACGATCACCCGGTGATCAAGAAGCAGACGCTGGTGCGTGTCCCGATCCGTTTGGGCGAGGACGTGTTCGACCAGGGCGCGATCACCGTGGCCAAGCAGGATTACCTGATCAAATCGCTAAAAGCCTTCCGTCTGCTCACCGAGGTCTACGGCGTGGGCTACCTGCGCTGTTGCGCCACCAGCGCGATGCGCGAAGCCGAGAATCGCGACCAGGTGCTCGCCCGCGTTGAAATGGAGAGCGGTGTTCACATCGAGACGATATCGGGCAAGGTGGAGGCCGACCTCATCACCAACACCTTCTGGACGCAGGACCTGTTGAAGGACAGGCCCTACCTGTACATTGATGTGGGCGGCGGCAGCACCGAGCTTACGTGGCTCGAGAACGGCAAGCGCACCAAGAGCGCCAGTTTCAAGATCGGCACCGTGCGAACCCTCAAGAACAAGGTGCCGCTGAGTGCATGGGTGGAGATGCAGGGCTTCCTTGAAGAACTCCGCGTGCAGCACGGAACCCTGATGGCGGTGGGAACCGGCGGCAACATCAACCGAATCTTCAAGGAGAATGGCAATGCGTTCGGAGAGCCTTTGGCCAAGAGCGACATCCAGAACCAGCGCGACCGCATCGCCTCGCACACCTTCGAGGACCGCGTGAAGCTGCTGCGGCTCCGTCCCGACCGCGCCGATGTGATCATACCCGCCGCCGACATCTTCCTGCGCGTGATGGATTTCGCCGATGTGGAGGAGGTCTTCGTGCCGAAGGTGGGCCTCGCCGATGGCATCATCTACGACCTGTACATGAAGCAATACGGCCGCGTGAAATACCCTCTGAACGAGCCTGTGGTGGCCTAG
- a CDS encoding alanine dehydrogenase has product MTSTFRKIGIIREGKLPADRRVPLTPAQCREVSIRFPQVDIAVQRSTVRAFTDAEYEDEGVRLTDDLSDRDLIIGVKEVPAEMLIPGKSYLFFSHTIKQQAHNRKLMRAVIEKGITLIDHELLTDQHGDRVLAFGYWAGVVGAYNAFRAWQLTHGGALLKPAHACHDLEELEGHLRSFPLPKDLRIVMTGGGRVGKGAMGVIERAGVARVKPQEFLQQDFAKPVYTVLGTSDLYEREDGRGFDKAAFHADPSGHRASFLPYARRAQMYLACHFWDPRGPKILSSQDLRDPALGLRVIADISCDVGGPIDSTLRATSIEEPFFGYAPGAAAETAPGSEGSITVMAVDNLPCELPRDASEAFGLDLIERVMPSLIGQDGPAMIDRATIVEHGRLCDRFAYLAEYAGLQGSSIA; this is encoded by the coding sequence ATGACCAGCACATTCCGCAAGATCGGCATCATCCGCGAAGGCAAACTGCCCGCCGACCGCCGCGTGCCCTTGACGCCCGCCCAATGCCGGGAGGTGAGCATCCGCTTCCCGCAAGTTGATATTGCCGTTCAGCGCAGCACGGTGCGCGCCTTCACCGACGCGGAGTACGAAGACGAGGGTGTTCGCCTCACCGACGACCTGAGCGACCGCGATCTCATCATCGGCGTGAAGGAGGTTCCGGCCGAGATGCTGATTCCGGGGAAGTCCTACCTCTTTTTCAGCCACACCATCAAGCAGCAAGCGCACAACCGCAAGCTCATGCGGGCGGTGATCGAGAAAGGCATCACTCTCATCGACCATGAGCTGCTCACCGACCAGCATGGCGACCGGGTGCTCGCCTTCGGGTATTGGGCCGGCGTTGTTGGCGCGTACAATGCCTTCCGGGCGTGGCAACTCACGCATGGGGGGGCGCTCCTGAAGCCGGCGCATGCGTGCCACGACCTGGAGGAACTCGAGGGCCACCTGCGCAGCTTCCCCTTGCCGAAGGACCTTCGGATCGTGATGACTGGAGGGGGGCGAGTAGGGAAGGGCGCCATGGGAGTGATCGAGCGTGCAGGTGTTGCGCGCGTGAAGCCGCAGGAATTCCTTCAGCAGGATTTCGCCAAACCCGTTTACACGGTGCTGGGCACATCGGATCTGTACGAACGGGAGGATGGCCGTGGGTTCGACAAGGCCGCATTCCACGCCGACCCCTCTGGCCACCGCGCCTCCTTCCTGCCCTATGCACGGCGAGCGCAGATGTACCTGGCCTGTCATTTCTGGGACCCGCGTGGGCCGAAGATCCTCAGTTCACAGGACCTGCGTGATCCGGCGCTCGGGCTCCGTGTCATCGCGGATATCAGCTGCGATGTGGGCGGGCCCATCGATAGCACGCTGCGCGCCACCAGCATCGAGGAGCCTTTCTTCGGATACGCCCCGGGCGCCGCAGCTGAAACGGCTCCTGGATCGGAAGGCAGCATAACCGTGATGGCCGTTGATAACCTGCCCTGTGAACTGCCCCGTGATGCCTCTGAGGCCTTCGGATTGGACCTTATCGAGCGCGTGATGCCGAGCCTGATCGGGCAGGACGGTCCTGCCATGATCGATCGTGCGACGATCGTTGAGCACGGCCGTCTTTGCGACCGCTTTGCTTACCTCGCGGAGTATGCGGGCTTGCAAGGGTCAAGCATCGCGTAG
- a CDS encoding enoyl-CoA hydratase/isomerase family protein, protein MTKRNIRKIAVLGSGVMGSRIACHFANIGAEVLLLDIAPKEGNDKNKIVNDALAAAIKSSPAPLYDARFAKRISTGNFDDDLPKIKDCDWIIEVVIERLDIKQQVLANVEKHRTPGTLITTNTSGIPIHAIAQGRSDDFRKHFCGTHFFNPPRYLPLLELIPGPDTDPAVLDFLEDYGQRILGKVTVRCQDTPAFIANRIGVFGIMGLFHLVKEMGLTVEEVDRLTGPVLGRPKSATFRTADVVGLDTLVKVAQGVKDNCPNDEQNALFAIPGYLQKMVEKNMLGSKTGKGFFFKDRSSPKGEILALDLKTLEYRPQVKPKFATLDAAKKEDNLVKRTALLYNGTDKAGEFYRKSFHGLFAYVSHRIPEITDALYKIDDAMRAGFGWELGPFEAWDAIGVKTALDAMNKAGVKVSPWINEMVAAGHTSFYKTEGGKRMYYDAASKGYIAIPRAEGMIVLSDLPESSVVWKNSAATVRHLGDGILSVSWTSKMNTIGAEVIQGLNKAIDLAEQGYKGLVVYNDGANFSAGANVGMIFMMAVEQEYDDLEMAVRTFQNTMMRMRYSSIPVVAAPHQLTLGGGTELCLHADKVVAHAETYMGLVEFGVGVIPGGGGTKEFALRLADELKEGDIRINAMRERFLTIGQAKVATSGHEAFALGYLRKGQDEVIVSRAHQLAYAKACALELWNKGYTKPAPRKDIKVLGQEGLGIVYVGANSMLSGNYISQHDALISEKLGYVLCGGDLSEATEVSEQYLLDLERKAFVELCMQRKTLERLQSIITSGKVLRN, encoded by the coding sequence ATGACCAAACGAAACATCCGCAAGATCGCCGTGCTCGGCTCCGGCGTCATGGGCAGCCGCATCGCCTGCCACTTCGCCAACATCGGCGCTGAAGTGCTGCTGCTGGACATCGCTCCGAAAGAGGGCAATGACAAGAACAAGATCGTCAACGACGCGCTCGCCGCCGCGATCAAGAGCAGTCCCGCGCCGCTGTACGATGCCCGCTTCGCCAAGCGCATCAGCACCGGCAACTTCGACGACGACCTGCCGAAGATCAAGGACTGCGACTGGATCATCGAGGTGGTGATCGAGCGGCTCGACATCAAGCAGCAGGTGCTGGCCAACGTGGAGAAGCACCGTACGCCCGGCACCCTCATCACCACCAACACCAGCGGCATCCCCATCCACGCCATCGCACAGGGCCGCAGCGACGACTTCCGCAAGCACTTCTGCGGCACGCACTTCTTCAACCCGCCGCGCTACCTGCCGCTGCTGGAGCTGATCCCCGGTCCGGACACCGACCCTGCGGTGCTCGACTTCCTGGAGGACTATGGCCAGCGCATCCTCGGCAAGGTCACCGTGCGCTGCCAGGACACGCCCGCCTTCATCGCCAACCGCATCGGCGTGTTCGGCATCATGGGCCTCTTCCACCTGGTGAAGGAGATGGGGCTCACCGTGGAGGAAGTGGACCGCCTGACCGGTCCCGTGCTGGGCCGTCCCAAGAGCGCCACCTTCCGCACCGCCGACGTGGTGGGCCTGGACACGCTGGTGAAAGTGGCGCAGGGCGTGAAGGACAACTGCCCCAACGACGAGCAGAACGCGCTCTTCGCCATCCCCGGCTACCTGCAGAAGATGGTGGAGAAGAACATGCTCGGCAGCAAGACCGGCAAAGGCTTCTTCTTCAAGGACCGCAGCTCACCCAAGGGCGAGATCCTCGCGCTGGACCTGAAGACGCTGGAATACCGTCCGCAGGTGAAGCCCAAGTTCGCCACGCTGGATGCCGCGAAGAAGGAGGACAACCTGGTGAAGCGCACCGCCCTCCTCTACAACGGCACCGACAAGGCCGGCGAGTTCTACCGCAAGAGCTTCCACGGGCTCTTCGCCTATGTGAGCCACCGGATCCCCGAGATCACGGATGCGCTGTACAAGATCGACGATGCCATGCGCGCGGGCTTTGGGTGGGAGCTGGGGCCCTTCGAGGCGTGGGATGCGATCGGGGTAAAGACCGCGCTCGACGCCATGAACAAGGCAGGCGTGAAGGTGTCGCCGTGGATCAACGAGATGGTGGCTGCCGGACACACATCCTTCTACAAGACCGAAGGCGGCAAGCGGATGTACTACGATGCCGCCAGCAAGGGCTACATAGCCATCCCGCGTGCAGAGGGCATGATCGTGCTGAGCGACCTGCCCGAGAGCAGCGTGGTGTGGAAGAACAGCGCCGCCACCGTGCGTCACCTGGGTGATGGCATCCTGAGCGTGAGCTGGACGAGCAAGATGAACACCATCGGTGCGGAGGTGATCCAGGGCCTCAACAAGGCCATCGACCTCGCCGAGCAGGGCTACAAGGGCCTGGTGGTCTACAACGACGGCGCCAACTTCAGCGCGGGTGCCAACGTGGGCATGATCTTCATGATGGCCGTGGAGCAGGAGTACGACGACCTGGAGATGGCCGTGCGCACTTTCCAGAACACGATGATGCGCATGCGTTACAGCAGCATCCCCGTGGTGGCGGCCCCGCACCAACTGACACTGGGGGGCGGCACCGAGCTCTGCCTGCACGCGGACAAGGTGGTGGCGCACGCCGAGACCTACATGGGCCTGGTGGAGTTCGGCGTGGGCGTGATCCCCGGCGGCGGCGGCACCAAGGAGTTCGCGCTGCGCCTCGCCGACGAGCTGAAGGAGGGTGACATCCGCATCAACGCCATGCGCGAGCGCTTCCTCACCATCGGCCAGGCCAAGGTGGCCACCAGCGGTCACGAGGCCTTCGCGCTCGGCTACCTGCGCAAGGGCCAGGACGAAGTGATCGTGAGCCGCGCCCACCAGCTGGCCTACGCCAAGGCCTGCGCGCTGGAGCTGTGGAACAAGGGCTACACCAAACCCGCACCGCGCAAGGACATCAAGGTGCTGGGGCAGGAAGGCCTCGGCATCGTGTACGTGGGCGCCAACAGCATGCTCAGCGGCAATTACATCAGCCAGCACGACGCGCTGATCAGCGAGAAGCTGGGCTACGTGCTATGCGGCGGTGACCTGAGCGAGGCGACGGAGGTGAGTGAGCAGTACTTGTTGGACCTGGAGCGGAAGGCGTTCGTGGAGCTGTGCATGCAGCGGAAGACGTTGGAGAGACTTCAATCCATTATCACCTCTGGCAAAGTGTTGCGGAACTAA
- a CDS encoding acetyl-CoA C-acyltransferase — MNAYIIAGFRSAVGKAPRGKFRFTRPDDLAAHVVNHLVSSVPGLDRTRIDDVIVGNATPEAEQGLNIGRMISLMGLNTDKVPGMTVNRYCSSGSETIAIAAAKIHSGQANMIVAGGVECMSPIPFGGWRIVPNAKVGKANPTYYWGMGLTAEAVARDFKVSREDQDAFSLKSHEKALAAISSGKFKDEIVPYTVERVYLDAKEKRQVEKYVVDTDEGPRASTLEALAKLKPVFDAKGSVTAGNASQTSDGAAFVLVVSERMLKELDVKPIARLLSYHVAGVEPRIMGIGPVAAVPKALEKAGLKLNDIGLFELNEAFASQSLAVVRELGIDPELVNVNGGAIALGHPLGCTGAKLSVQLFNEMRRRKQKYGVVTMCVGTGQGAASVFELLN, encoded by the coding sequence ATGAACGCATACATCATCGCCGGTTTCCGCTCCGCAGTGGGCAAAGCTCCCCGCGGCAAATTCCGTTTCACCCGTCCGGACGACCTGGCCGCGCACGTGGTGAACCACCTGGTGAGCTCGGTGCCCGGGCTGGACCGCACGCGCATCGACGACGTGATCGTGGGCAACGCCACGCCCGAGGCCGAGCAGGGCCTGAACATCGGCCGCATGATCAGCTTGATGGGCCTGAACACCGACAAGGTGCCGGGCATGACGGTGAACCGCTACTGCAGCAGCGGCAGCGAGACCATCGCCATTGCGGCGGCCAAGATCCACAGCGGGCAGGCCAACATGATCGTGGCGGGCGGCGTGGAGTGCATGAGCCCGATCCCCTTCGGCGGCTGGCGCATCGTGCCGAACGCCAAGGTGGGCAAGGCGAACCCCACGTACTACTGGGGCATGGGCCTCACCGCCGAGGCCGTGGCGCGCGACTTCAAGGTGAGCCGTGAGGACCAGGACGCGTTCAGCCTGAAGAGCCACGAGAAGGCGCTGGCCGCGATCAGCTCCGGCAAGTTCAAGGACGAGATCGTGCCCTACACCGTGGAACGCGTGTACCTGGATGCGAAGGAGAAGCGCCAGGTGGAGAAGTACGTGGTGGACACTGATGAAGGTCCGCGCGCGAGCACCCTGGAGGCGCTGGCGAAGCTGAAGCCGGTGTTCGACGCGAAGGGCAGCGTGACGGCGGGCAACGCCAGCCAGACCAGCGATGGCGCGGCCTTCGTGCTGGTGGTGAGCGAGCGCATGCTGAAGGAGCTCGATGTAAAGCCGATCGCGCGTCTCCTCTCCTACCACGTGGCGGGCGTGGAGCCGCGCATCATGGGCATCGGTCCGGTGGCGGCGGTGCCGAAGGCGCTGGAGAAGGCCGGGCTGAAGCTGAACGACATCGGGCTGTTCGAGCTGAACGAGGCCTTCGCATCGCAATCACTGGCGGTGGTGCGCGAGCTGGGCATCGACCCGGAGCTGGTGAACGTGAACGGCGGCGCCATCGCGCTGGGGCATCCGCTGGGGTGCACGGGTGCGAAGCTGAGCGTGCAGCTGTTCAACGAGATGCGAAGGAGGAAGCAGAAGTATGGGGTGGTGACGATGTGCGTGGGGACGGGGCAGGGGGCGGCGAGTGTGTTCGAGTTGTTGAATTGA
- a CDS encoding glycoside hydrolase family 16 protein — MQRIPFAVACVLLLPANTLAQTKREKRIGPKVNDEGAACDTAAWQLVFSDEFDGEALDRGKWRTWFPYSADGSDQCEGCRIMGTSNTIFRDDLVTVKDGQLRLGARAGASEWYGKRKEHEGAMVHTAIDRFTYGRFEVRCRIPKGAGLWPAFWGFGGETEIDVFEFCGEQSNLFKGALHRWGRPKFSTNGKRRLSDLSRGFHEYAVEWERDGISWFIDGELVLYRGRFVDKRGRPLPACERSPGEHFTAPYFPRSEDGVNIILDLAVSEPKGFCKGPKRPTPWPEGTSFDVDYVRVYQRRGDR, encoded by the coding sequence ATGCAGAGAATACCGTTCGCTGTGGCTTGCGTGCTTCTCCTGCCAGCCAATACCCTGGCACAGACCAAGCGCGAGAAGCGCATCGGACCGAAGGTGAATGACGAAGGGGCGGCATGCGATACCGCAGCATGGCAACTGGTATTCAGTGACGAATTCGATGGGGAGGCGCTTGATCGCGGGAAGTGGCGCACCTGGTTCCCGTACAGTGCTGACGGCAGCGACCAATGCGAAGGCTGCAGGATCATGGGCACCAGCAATACCATTTTCCGCGACGACCTGGTGACCGTGAAGGATGGCCAGCTGCGCCTTGGAGCGCGGGCGGGTGCCAGCGAGTGGTACGGCAAGCGAAAGGAGCATGAAGGGGCCATGGTGCATACCGCGATCGACCGCTTCACCTATGGCCGATTCGAGGTGCGCTGCCGCATTCCGAAAGGTGCTGGCCTCTGGCCGGCGTTCTGGGGCTTCGGCGGAGAGACGGAAATCGACGTGTTCGAGTTCTGTGGCGAACAGTCCAACCTGTTCAAGGGCGCCTTGCACCGATGGGGGCGGCCCAAGTTCTCGACGAACGGCAAGCGGCGGCTTTCAGACCTGTCGCGCGGTTTCCATGAATATGCGGTGGAGTGGGAGCGCGACGGCATCTCGTGGTTCATCGATGGCGAACTGGTGCTGTACCGCGGCCGATTCGTGGATAAACGAGGCCGACCATTACCCGCCTGTGAGCGGAGTCCCGGAGAGCATTTCACCGCTCCCTATTTCCCGCGATCAGAAGACGGAGTGAATATCATCCTCGACCTGGCGGTATCGGAACCCAAAGGCTTCTGCAAGGGACCGAAGCGGCCAACACCATGGCCGGAAGGCACCAGCTTCGACGTGGATTACGTGCGTGTCTATCAGCGCAGGGGCGATCGCTAA
- a CDS encoding four helix bundle protein: protein MNRFKNLDIWKDAIALAKNVHVLTATLPKEETYGLKSQLRRAAVSVASNIAEGAGRNTNGEFHQFLGIAIGSAFEVETQVIIGMELGYFSKDAVSALTKDIESIANRTFKLQQTLKPTTRQGVGGPKT, encoded by the coding sequence ATGAACCGGTTCAAGAACCTCGATATCTGGAAGGATGCGATTGCTCTCGCGAAGAACGTTCATGTCCTGACGGCAACGCTTCCGAAAGAGGAAACCTATGGATTGAAGAGCCAATTGCGTCGAGCTGCAGTTTCCGTTGCAAGCAATATCGCTGAGGGCGCAGGACGGAACACGAACGGCGAATTCCATCAATTCCTCGGCATCGCCATAGGCTCTGCGTTCGAGGTGGAGACCCAGGTGATCATCGGCATGGAACTCGGTTACTTCAGCAAGGATGCGGTGTCTGCCTTGACCAAAGACATCGAGAGCATCGCCAACCGCACGTTCAAACTTCAACAAACACTCAAGCCCACGACCCGTCAAGGAGTGGGCGGACCTAAGACCTAG
- a CDS encoding DUF4279 domain-containing protein, whose protein sequence is MTDQDIIAVVEAELKQPSQGTTEQYLEVHVPVRNGSSLSVARIDRDRNDGIVVVYLPVEKQAFHFAVYVNETEGSFSGIDTEPYNRVYFRATSEELSLDQLKGMTTLTPTGGWNKGDLRPNGRSAYNFSSLELLPNPEPDAFKDKLQKLLTFLEQDPNGVRGLVDNASAGIQVAQNYHNANGMIGGVHLDDHCIRRMAALGLEIDFDLYVEGNGFIS, encoded by the coding sequence GTGACCGATCAAGACATCATAGCTGTCGTGGAGGCAGAACTAAAGCAGCCTAGCCAAGGAACTACCGAGCAGTACTTGGAAGTCCATGTACCGGTAAGGAATGGATCATCACTGAGCGTTGCGCGGATCGATCGCGATCGAAATGATGGCATTGTGGTCGTTTACCTACCCGTGGAGAAGCAAGCTTTCCATTTTGCTGTATATGTCAACGAAACTGAAGGCTCCTTCAGTGGAATAGACACCGAACCATACAACCGTGTCTACTTCCGGGCGACGTCCGAAGAACTCTCATTGGATCAATTGAAGGGGATGACAACACTGACTCCAACTGGCGGGTGGAACAAAGGAGACCTAAGGCCTAACGGGCGGTCAGCATACAACTTCAGCAGCTTGGAGCTCTTGCCGAATCCGGAGCCGGATGCTTTCAAGGACAAGCTTCAAAAACTGTTGACCTTTTTGGAGCAGGACCCAAATGGAGTGCGGGGGTTGGTCGACAATGCCAGTGCGGGTATCCAGGTCGCACAGAACTATCACAACGCGAACGGCATGATTGGCGGAGTGCACTTGGATGACCATTGTATCCGACGTATGGCAGCTCTTGGTCTCGAGATCGACTTCGACCTTTATGTGGAAGGCAACGGGTTCATCAGCTAA
- a CDS encoding MarR family transcriptional regulator: MAPEETIDFPIRRVWSRISRIYNTEAAKYGGSMAIGQILLNIEPEGTPSTKLGPKMGMEARSMVRTLQTMEEAGLIKRIPDTVDKRVVRIHLTAKGKQMRDVSRNTVIKFNEAVQRRFTPAQLSNFRQVMSELDRILEQEQLF, encoded by the coding sequence ATGGCCCCAGAAGAAACGATCGACTTTCCCATCCGTCGCGTGTGGAGCCGCATCTCCCGCATCTACAACACCGAGGCGGCCAAGTACGGCGGCAGCATGGCCATCGGCCAGATCCTCCTGAACATCGAACCGGAGGGGACGCCCAGCACCAAGCTTGGTCCTAAGATGGGCATGGAGGCCCGGAGCATGGTGCGCACCCTGCAGACCATGGAGGAGGCCGGGCTCATCAAGCGGATCCCCGACACCGTCGACAAACGCGTGGTGCGCATCCACCTCACCGCGAAAGGCAAGCAGATGCGCGATGTGAGCCGCAACACCGTGATCAAGTTCAACGAGGCGGTGCAGCGCCGCTTCACGCCCGCACAACTCAGCAACTTCCGGCAGGTGATGTCGGAGCTCGACCGGATACTGGAACAGGAACAACTCTTCTGA